One Camelina sativa cultivar DH55 chromosome 3, Cs, whole genome shotgun sequence genomic window carries:
- the LOC104778316 gene encoding LOW QUALITY PROTEIN: F-box protein At1g53790 (The sequence of the model RefSeq protein was modified relative to this genomic sequence to represent the inferred CDS: inserted 1 base in 1 codon) encodes MVGDIEDEIRDEKHPHPLFKTYFDVGVGDKVSSLRDLEEGKPPVGCSREIPMDLLMDILSRVPAKSIARFRCVSKLLESILRSPYFTDLFLTTTTLSVSPLLLFTVEDNGKLFFFSSPHPQNLDENNTFLVPTHYQVQHKNCPADFLFVIDSPLCGFICNRDKGSEETLVLSNPVTGQSVTLPKVELKSVDHTKTTRAYLGYDPIHKQLKVLCIKSGVIPNTCDEHQVLTLDSRKHLWRKVQCXPHFPNSNGICIDGILYYTAGLFIGNKITTIACFDVVSEKFSFINIDECMWITIYSTLINYKGKLGALHFSFFSRRLIELWVLEDAEKYIWTKYIYALPPLWNDIVERTKLVIFIVGMTGGGEVVLSPCYCPLDAFYIYYFNLESKTLTTVQIQGLEMFKDKRLYTSLDYAENLKLI; translated from the exons atggtgggagataTTGAAGACGAGATCAGAGACGAGAAGCATCCTCATCCTCTCTTCAAGACTTAT TTTGATGTTGGGGTTGGTGATAAAGTATCCTCCCTCAGGGATCTTGAAGAAGGCAAGCCGCCTGTGGGATGTTCAAGAGAAATCCCAATGGATCTCCTCATGGATATTCTTTCGAGAGTTCCAGCAAAGTCTATAGCTAGGTTTCGTTGCGTATCGAAACTCTTGGAATCCATTCTTCGCAGTCCTTATTTCACGGACTTGTTCTTGACGACGACGACTCTTTCAGTTTCACCCCTGCTCCTTTTCACCGTGGAAGATAATGGCaagttattcttcttctcttcacctcACCCTCAAAATCTAGATGAGAATAATACCTTTCTTGTGCCCACCCATTACCAAGTTCAACATAAGAACTGTCCCGcagattttttgtttgtgatcGATTCACCTCTTTGTGGATTTATCTGCAATCGAGATAAGGGGAGTGAAGAGACTTTAGTTCTTTCTAACCCAGTCACAGGGCAGTCTGTAACTCTACCCAAAGTGGAATTGAAGAGTGTTGATCATACTAAGACGACAAGAGCTTACTTAGGGTATGATCCGATTCACAAACAGTTAAAAGTGTTGTGCATCAAGTCGGGCGTTATCCCTAATACGTGTGATGAGCATCAAGTTTTGACATTGGACTCTAGAAAACATTTATGGAGGAAAGTCCAAT AACCCCATTTTCCTAATTCAAATGGAATATGCATAGATGGTATTTTGTATTATACAGCTGGGTTGTTTATAGGAAACAAAATTACCACGATAGCGTGCTTTGATGTTGTGTCCGAGAAGTTTAGCTTTATCAACATAGATGAATGCATGTGGATCACTATTTATTCTACTTTGATCAACTACAAGGGTAAATTAGGTGCGCTTCACTTTAGTTTTTTCTCTCGAAGACTAATTGAGTTGTGGGTTCTTGAAGATGCTGAGAAATATATTTGGACCAAATATATTTACGCATTGCCTCCTTTGTGGAACGACATAGTTGAGCGTACAAAATTAGTCATTTTCATTGTTGGAATGACTGGTGGAGGTGAAGTTGTCTTGTCACCTTGCTACTGTCCACTAGACGCATTTTACATATATTACTTCAACCTTGAGAGTAAGACTCTCACAACAGTTCAAATACAAGGTCTTGAAATGTTTAAGGATAAGAGACTTTACACCTCTCTAGACTATGCTGAGAATTTGAAACTTATCTAA